In Microbacterium sp. No. 7, the genomic window GGGGCGATCTCGGCGGCGTGGAGGGCGCTGAGGCGCAGCTCGTCGCGGAGCTTGCCGAGGCCGAGCGGATGCCAGGAGCTCGAGAACTCCGCGGCGCGCACGAGCGCGTCGGCGTCGCGCACCTCGTAGCGGCTGACGGACGTGTCGCCGTCGCCGCGGTGGATCGCGCGGTACTCGTGCGTGCCGATGCGGAGGCTCTCGACGACCTCGGCTTCGCCGGCCGCCGCCCCGTTCGCCGCGGCGTCGTCGCGGTCGCGTGCGATCGTGACGAGACCCGCGCCCTCGGGGGCGAGGTGCCGGCCGAGCCACGCGAACAGGTCGACGCGGTCGAGCACGGAGAGGTGGCCGAGCATGTGCGCGCAGACGAAGCCGTCGATGCGATCGGGCAGCAGGTCGAGATCGTGCGGCACGGTCGCGGCGTGCACCGTCGTGCGCGCCGCGAGGGCGGGCGTGTCGACGAGCCGGGCGAGCAGGATCGCCCGCATCACGAGATCGGGCTCGAACGCCTCGATGCGCGCGGCCGTCGCGGCCGCCAGGTGCCGCAGGCCCACGCCCGAGCCGGCGCCGATGTCGGCGACGACGGCCGTCGCGCCGAGTCCGCCGAACAGCTCCCGCAGGCTCGGCGCGATGCGCGCCCACGGCTCCGCCATGAACAGGTCGTGGAACTCCGCGAGCGGACCGTATTCGCCGGCGGCATCCGCCTTATTGAACATCATTCTCAATAAGGTAGCACGTCGCTCGCCGAGCGTGCCCGTTCGCGCCGAGCCCACCTGTCAGCGCCGCGGCGGTGCGGTCGGCTCATCCGGCCCGCGGGGTCGGACGTCCGCGGCGTCGCGGGAATCGGGGGCGCTTGTTGCGGGGTGAGTGCCGTCGACGCCGCAGCTGGCGCCCTGGATTCGCCGCCGCGCGTGGGTGGTGGGCGCTTGTTGCGGGATGGATGCCGCAGATGCGGCAACAAGCGCCCAGGATCCGCCCCGCAGCCGCAGCCGCAGCCGTAGCCGTAGCCGCGGCCGCAGCCGCAGCCGCCCGCCCCTCAGTGCCCGCCCGTCACGTTGGTGCCGCGGGGCGTGAGCACGAACACGAGCACCGCCACGGCGAGCATGAGCGCGCCGCCCGCGTAGCCCGCGATCTGCAGCGAGGCGGTGAAGGCCTCGCCGGCGCGCGCGGCGAGCTCGGTCGAGCCGACGCCGTCGGCGATCGCGACGGCCGCGCCGAGCGACTCGGTCGCCTGCTCGGCGAGGGCCGGGTCGAGTGCGTCGAGCACGGCATCCGCCTGCAACTCCGCGCGGTAGACGAGCGCGGCGATCGAGCCGAGCACCGCGACGCCGAGCGTTCCGCCGAGCTCGTACGAGGTCTCCTCCAGGGCGCCCGCGTTGCCCGCCTTCTCCTCGGGCGTGCTCGACATGATCATCGCCGAGCCGATCGCGAGCGATCCCGTGCCGGCGCCCACCAGGGTGAGGGCGACGAGCACCGAGCCGAACGTGAGGCCGGCGCCCGCGACGCCGATCCAGATCATGCCGGCCGCGGCGAGCGCGAGCCCGCCCGCGAGCACCGTGCGCGCACCGATGAGCCGCGCGAGCGGGGGCGCGAGCAGCGACGCGATCGCACCCGCGATGGCGACGGGGATGAGGCTCACGCCGGCCTCGACAGGGCTCGACCCGTTCACGAGCTGCAGCCACTGCGCGATGAGCAGCATCGCGGCGATCATCGAGAACGTCGCGCCGAGCGCGGCGATGATGCCCGCCGAGAACGGGCGGCTGCGGAACAGGCGCAGCTCGAGCAGCGGGTCGTCGCGGCGCAGGCAGCGCACGACGAACCAGCTCATCGCGGCGGCGGCCACGGCGACGGCGGCCCAGGCGGCGGGGACGGCGAAGCTCGCCTCCTTGCCGAACTCCTTGATGCCCCACACGAGCGCGACCATGCCGACGAGCGAGAGCACGGCGGCGACGGCATCCCAGCGGCCCGGGTTGGCGACGCGCGACTCGGGCAGGAAGAAGAGGCCCGCGACGATGCCGATCACCATGAGCGGCACGTTCACGAGGAACGCCGCATGCCACGAGAAGTGCTCGAGCAGCACGCCGCCGACGAGCGGCCCTACGGCCGCGCCGAGGCCCGACACGGCGGCCCAGATGCTCAGCGCCGTCGCGCGCTCGCGCGGCGAGGTGAAGATGACGCGGATGAGCGAGAGGGTCGTGGGCATGATCATGGCGCCGCCGACGCCGAGCAGGGCGCGGATGCCGATGACCATCGCCGCCGAGTCGGCGAACAGCACGAGGATCGAGGCGACGGCGAAGATCGAGTAGCCGAGCAGCAGCATGCGCCGCCGGCCCCAGCGGTCGGCGATCGCGGCCGACGAGACGAGCAGGCCCGCGAGCACGAGCGAGTAGACGTCGATGATCCACAGCTGCTGCTGCGCCGTGGGGTGCAGCTCGCCCGCCATCTGCGGCAGGGCGATGTTGAGGATCGTCATGTCCATCGTGATCACGAGCAGGCTCGCGGTGAGCACGGCGAGCGCGGCCCAGCGACGCGGGCGCGACAGGGTGGTGTCGGAGGGTACGGGCACAGTGGAGGTCGACATGGGGGGCTTTCTGAGCGTGCGGCGGACGGCATCCGCCGAAGGAACGGTACAAATGTACCGATACATCTGTACCGCTGGCTGAGAAAGTGCCCAGGAGCGACATAATGATGACCGTGGACACCCCGCACCAGATCGCGCCGCGCGCCGCGTCCGACGACACGCGGCTGCAGTCGGTCGCGACGCGCTGGGCCGGCGTCGCCTTCGCGCTCGCCTTCGTCGTGACGGCGCTGCTCACGTGGGGCGACCGCCGTCCGCTCGCGGGTGAGGGGTCGATCGGCGACATCGCGGCGTGGAGCGCCGCGGTCGCGGCGGGCGTCGCCTTCGGCACGACGTTCGTGGTCGAGACGAGCCGGGGCCACGCGGCCTGGCGGCAGCGGCTCCCGCTCGCGAAGCGCGTCGTCGACGTGATCGCGATGACGGGCGCGATGGTGATGCTCTCGTACTTCATCGTGCTCGCGGCGGCGAACCTGTTCCAGCTCGGGTTCATCGGCCTCACGATCGACCCGCTCGGCGGCGGCGTGCTCGCCGGGGCCGCGGCGGCGGCCTTCGCCTACGCGGCCTCGCTCTCGGGCGCGCGCGTCACGTCCGACGGGCTCGCGACGCTCGCGACCCTCGTGCTGTTCGTCGGCACGATGGCGAGCATGCTCAGCGCCCCCGACGAGTCGTGGTGGCAGCTGCACTTCTCGCAGCTGGGCAACAGCGCCGCCCTCTCCGGGTACCGCTTCAACCTCGCCCTCATCGTCACGGGCATCGTGCTCACCGCCCTCGCGGGCTACATCGGCCACGACATCGAGCGCGGCCTCGTCGCGCGCGGCGTGCCCCCGCGACGCACGGTGTCGCTGCTGTCGTGGCTGTTCGCCGGCATCGGCATCTGCCTGTCGATCGCCGGGTTCGTGCCGGATGCCGTGAGCTTCGTCGTCCATGTCGGCGCGGCCTCGGGCATGGTCGTGGTCTTCGGCGTCTTCGTGTTCTGCGCGCTGCGCTTCCTCCCGGGGCTGCCGCGGGAGGTCGCGAGCTTCTCGGTGCTCGTGATCGTCGGCATCCTGATCGCCGCGGTGCTGTGGGTGCCGATCGGCTACTACAACCTCACCGGCATGGAGTTCATCGCGGCGGGGCTGCTGTTCGCCTGGCTGCTCGTCTTCGTGCGCGCGACGGCCGCGTACGCGCAGGATCCCGAGGCCGCGCGGGATCCCGGGGCCGCGCGGGATCCCGAGGCTGCGCGGGATCCCGCGTACGCGCAGGACGCCGGGGCCGCGCAGGATGCCGGGGACGCGCCATGAGCACGCCCGTCGACCGTGTCCCGCCCGGGCGGCACGACCCCGAGGGGCGCCGCCGGCAGATCGTGCGCGCGGCGGCCGACCTCATCACCGAGGCCGGCATCGCCCGCGTCACGCACCGCCTGGTCGCGGAGCGCGCGGGCGTGTCGCTCGGCTCGACGACGCGCTACTTCGCCACGCTCGACGAGCTCATCGAATGCGCGCTCGCGCAGCTCTCCGACGACATGGTCGAGCAGATCGACGCCCTGCGCGCGCTGCTGCAGCGCGAGGGATGCACCCCCGAGGTGCTCGCGCGCTATCTGCACGACTTCGTGGCGGACGCCGAGAGCGTGCGCATCGCGTGCGAGCTCGTGAGCGCATCGCTCTCCGACCCGGCTCTGCGCCCCATCGCCCAGCGCTGGGGCGAGGACGTCACGGCGCTGCTCGCGGAGTTCGTCGGCGCGACCGCGGCGCGCGGCATCGTCATGCTCATGGACGGCGCGACCGTGCAGGCCGCGACCGAGGGCGTGCCCGACGAGGCGCTGTTGTGTGCGCTCATCGCCGCCGTCATGACGGCGCGGTAGTGCCCGGGTGCCTCCCCAGCCTTCGGGGGAAAGGCACCGCAGAATCCTCGAAGAACCCCCAATGCTGGAGGTGTTCCCCGTTCCCGCCTCCGTGAATGCTTGTGAGTCGTGCGTTCGCCGCGTTCGCTTTTCGCGAGTACGGCAGAGCGCCCGACAGCGACCGCAGAGTTGAGAGGGACGGATGACGATGCACGACGAGACCGAGAAGACCCCGCCGACGCCGGGAATGAGACGGCGGACGGTGATCCGCGGTGCCGCCTGGTCGATGCCGGTCATCGCCGCAGCCGTGTCGCTGCCGGCCGCGGCGGCGACGACCAGTGCTCCCCTCACAGTCGTTTTCTCCTCACCGGACTACTCGGCGTCTGGGTGCGCGTCCGTCGGTCCTGTCATCGTGCTGGTGCACCGGGGGGATGCCGCCGCAAGCGCGGTGCCGGTCACCGTATCGCTGCCCGACGGCCTCATCTGGTCAGACGGCACCACAGCACCGCGGGAGTTCACCTCCGACTCGGCAGGACAGATCGTGCTCACGGATCTCGCGACGCCCGCGAACTCGGGCATCTACGCACTCCATGCCGTCGCCGAGAATGCGACCGCGACCGCCGCAGTGACGGTGACGGGGTCCTCGAGCGCCCCGACGGTGTGGCAGAACTTCCGCAGGACCAGTCTCGATCGCGATACCACGTACGCGAACATCCCGGCGGCGGCCACCCCTTTGGGCAACAACTACTTCCTCCTCGACGGCACGCTGTACTGGGGGAACGACCAGCACGTCGGCGGCGTCGTGGTGGCCACCGGTGTCACAGACACGATCGCCTTCCACGGAAACGACATGGATTTCGCCTCGGTGCTGGTCGGAGGCGTCTGGACCAGCTACCGAGGCAAGGACGTCGACGCGACCTACGGGGCGGTCCCCGCGTCGGCGCAGAAGCTGGAGAACAACTACTTTCTCGACGACACCACGCTGTACTTCAAGAACACCGTCGTCTCGACGAACGTGGTTGCGGCGCGGGGTTGGCATGGCGGCAATGCCGACTACGCCGATGTCCTCATCGACTCGACGTGGGCGTCGTACGCGGGAACGGGGGTCTATGAGGTCTATCCGGCGGTGCCGGCAAGCGCGGCGCCGATCGGCAACAAGTACTTCCTCGATGGCACCACGCTCTGGTTCAAGAACAGCATCGTCACCACGAATGCGAACGCAGCGGTCGGCTTCCGATCGCCCGACCAGGACTACGCGGACGTGCTCCTCGGCTCCACCTGGGTCACGTACCGCGAGGGCGATGTCTTCGAGACCTTTGGATCCGTGCCGGCGACTGCTCGCGCGCTCGGCAACCACTACTTCCTCGACGGGCGCACTCTCTTCTACAAGAACACCGTGATCTCTGCGAACGCCGGCTCGGCCATTGGCTTCTACGGTGGCAGGGACGGCACTCACGACGACTTTGTGAACTTCGTCGACCCCGGAACCTGCTGACCGTGTCAAGGCGCCGACTCGACGGAGCCACCGCTCTGGTATCGAGAACGGATTCCGATCACGCGTGCCCGACGAGGCGCTGTTGTGTTCGCTCATTGCCGCCGTCATGACGGCGCGGGAGGGTGCGAGCGGGCGCAGAATCGATGTATGAGCACGTCGCACCTGACCGATGTCCCCGAGCCGCAGTACGTCATGTCGGCCGAGGGCCATCGCATCGCGACGTACGCGTGGGGTGACCTCGCGGGCGACACCGTCCTCGCCGTGCACGGCTTCGCGTCGAGCACGCGCGACAACTGGGTCGAGACGGGCTGGGTGCGCGACCTCACGAGCGCCGGATACCGCGTGATCGGCATGGACCAGCGCGGCCACGGCCGCAGCGACAAGCCGCACGATGCGCGCGCCTACGGCATCCGTCCGCTCGTCGCCGACGTCGAGGCGGTGCTCGACACGTATCTCGTCGACCGGGCGTTCTACCTCGGCTACTCGCTCGGCGCGCGCGTCGGGTGGGAGGTCGCCCAGCAGTTCGGCGACCGCCTCGAGCGCGTCGTGCTCGGCGGGGTGCCCGACGGCATCCCGCTCGGCCGGCTCGATCTGGCGCAGGTGCGCGCGTACGTCGAGAGCGGAACGCCCGTGCAGCACACCGTGACGCAGAACTACATCCGGCTGGTCGAGCGCGTGCCGGGCAACGACCTGCGTGCGCTGCTCGCCCTCGCCGAGGCGATGCGCCAGACCGCCGACCCCGCCGTCGGCACCGTGCCGCAGCAGCCGGTGCTGTTCGCGACAGGATCGCTCGACGCGATCATCGAGGGATCGCGCGCGCTCGCCGCCGCATGCCCCCGCGGCCGGTTCGTCGAGATCCCCGACCGCCACCACTTCAACGCCCCCGGCTCCCGCATCTTCCGCGCCGAGGCCCTCGCCTTCCTCGCCGAGCCCTAGCCGCCCCGCCCCTGCCCGCCCCCGTTCGCCGAGAGTGCATCCGGCGGCCGAGAATGCGGATGGCGCATGCACTCTCGGCCGCCGGATGCACTCTCGGCGGGAGGCGACGGGCGACGGGTGGGAGGCGACGGGTGGGGCGGTCTACGGGGGGAAGGGGTGGTCGCCGAGGGTGGCGTGCAGGGTGAGCATGCCGCCCGAGAGCGAGGCGGAGTCGAAGCCGGCCTGGGTGAGAACGCGGTGCGCGATCGCCGAGCGCACGCCCGACTGGCACAGCACGCGCACGGGACGTCCGGCCGCGGCGGCGCGCACCTCGTCGAGGCGTTCGCGCAGCTCGGTGTGCGGGATGTGCAGCGCATCGGGCAGCGCCCGCTTCGCGACCTCGTCGGCCCGGCGCACGTCGAGCACGAGCGCCTCGGCCCGCACGGCCTCGAGATCGTCGGCGTACCAGAGCCGCAGCGTGCCCGTGCGCACGTTCTGACCGACCAGGCCGGTGAGGTTCACGGCATCCTTCGCCTGGCCGTAGGGCGGCGAGTATGCGAGGTCGAGGTCGATCAGGTCGTCGACGACGGCCCCGAAGCGCATCGCCGTCGCGATCACGTCGATGCGCTTGTCGACACCCTCGGTGCCCACGATCTGCGCGCCCAGCAGGCGGCCGTCGTCGGCGCCGAAGTGCACCACCATGCTGAGCCGTGCGACGCCCGGAAAGTAGCCGGCGTGCTGGTTGGGGTGCAGGTGGATGGTCTCGAACGCGATGCCCGCGGCCCGCAGGCTCGCACGGTTCGCGCCGGTCAGCGCCGCCGTCAGCTCGCCGACGCGCACGATCGCCGTGCCGACGGGCGGCGGCACGCGGCGTCCCGTGCCCAGGATGTCGTCGGCGATGAGCCGTCCGGCCCGGTTGGCGGGCCCCGCCAGCGCGACGGGACGACGGATGCCGGTGACCGCGTCGACGCTGAGCGTGGCGTCGCCCGCGGCCCACACCCGGTCGGCCGAGGTGCGGCCGTGCTCGTCGACGACGATCGCTCCGCGCTCGCACGCGATGCCGGCGTCCTCGAACACGGCGGTGTCGGGGCGCACGCCGACCGACAGCACGACGACGTCGGCGGGCAGGCGGGTGCCGTCCTCGAGCACGACGGCGTCGCCGTCGACGGCGGATGCCGCGATGCCCGTGCGCACGTCGATTCCCAGGCGTCGCAGCTCGTCGGCGACGAGCGAGGCCAGCTCGGGCTCGACGGGCGGCAGCGGATGCGCGGCGAGCTCGACGAGCGCGACCTCGACGCCGCGCTGCGCGAGCGCTTCGGCGGCCTCGACGCCGATGAAGCCGGCGCCGAGCACGACCGCCCGGGTGCCCGCCGTCACGCGGTCGCGCAGGGCCACGGCATCCTCGACCGTGCGCAGCGTCTGCACGTGCGGCGCGTCGATGCCGGGGATGGGCGGGCGCACGGCCGATGCGCCGGGCGAGAGCACGAGCGCGTCGTAGTCGAGCGTGTACGTGCCGTCGGCCGCCGCGACCGTGACGGTGCGCGCCACGGTGTCGACCGCGACGACCTCGCTGTGCGGGCGCACGTCGAGGTTCAGCGCTGCGCGCAGCGACGCGGGCGTCTGCACGAGCAGCGCCCGCTCGTCGGTGATCTCGCCGCCGACGAAGTACGGCAGGCCGCAGTTCGCGAACGAGGGGTGCGCGCCGCGCTCGATGACGATGATCTCGGCGCTCTCGTCGAGGCGCCGGGCGCGGGCCGCGCAGCTCATTCCGCCGGCGACCCCGCCGACGATCACGATGCGCATGTCAGCGGACGCAGTGGCAGCGGTCGGCCTCGGCGACGCCGGCGAGGGCCTGCTCGACGTGTTCGCC contains:
- a CDS encoding class I SAM-dependent methyltransferase, with product MMFNKADAAGEYGPLAEFHDLFMAEPWARIAPSLRELFGGLGATAVVADIGAGSGVGLRHLAAATAARIEAFEPDLVMRAILLARLVDTPALAARTTVHAATVPHDLDLLPDRIDGFVCAHMLGHLSVLDRVDLFAWLGRHLAPEGAGLVTIARDRDDAAANGAAAGEAEVVESLRIGTHEYRAIHRGDGDTSVSRYEVRDADALVRAAEFSSSWHPLGLGKLRDELRLSALHAAEIAPGIVAITHAR
- a CDS encoding MFS transporter; translated protein: MSTSTVPVPSDTTLSRPRRWAALAVLTASLLVITMDMTILNIALPQMAGELHPTAQQQLWIIDVYSLVLAGLLVSSAAIADRWGRRRMLLLGYSIFAVASILVLFADSAAMVIGIRALLGVGGAMIMPTTLSLIRVIFTSPRERATALSIWAAVSGLGAAVGPLVGGVLLEHFSWHAAFLVNVPLMVIGIVAGLFFLPESRVANPGRWDAVAAVLSLVGMVALVWGIKEFGKEASFAVPAAWAAVAVAAAAMSWFVVRCLRRDDPLLELRLFRSRPFSAGIIAALGATFSMIAAMLLIAQWLQLVNGSSPVEAGVSLIPVAIAGAIASLLAPPLARLIGARTVLAGGLALAAAGMIWIGVAGAGLTFGSVLVALTLVGAGTGSLAIGSAMIMSSTPEEKAGNAGALEETSYELGGTLGVAVLGSIAALVYRAELQADAVLDALDPALAEQATESLGAAVAIADGVGSTELAARAGEAFTASLQIAGYAGGALMLAVAVLVFVLTPRGTNVTGGH
- a CDS encoding DUF998 domain-containing protein, giving the protein MMTVDTPHQIAPRAASDDTRLQSVATRWAGVAFALAFVVTALLTWGDRRPLAGEGSIGDIAAWSAAVAAGVAFGTTFVVETSRGHAAWRQRLPLAKRVVDVIAMTGAMVMLSYFIVLAAANLFQLGFIGLTIDPLGGGVLAGAAAAAFAYAASLSGARVTSDGLATLATLVLFVGTMASMLSAPDESWWQLHFSQLGNSAALSGYRFNLALIVTGIVLTALAGYIGHDIERGLVARGVPPRRTVSLLSWLFAGIGICLSIAGFVPDAVSFVVHVGAASGMVVVFGVFVFCALRFLPGLPREVASFSVLVIVGILIAAVLWVPIGYYNLTGMEFIAAGLLFAWLLVFVRATAAYAQDPEAARDPGAARDPEAARDPAYAQDAGAAQDAGDAP
- a CDS encoding TetR/AcrR family transcriptional regulator translates to MSTPVDRVPPGRHDPEGRRRQIVRAAADLITEAGIARVTHRLVAERAGVSLGSTTRYFATLDELIECALAQLSDDMVEQIDALRALLQREGCTPEVLARYLHDFVADAESVRIACELVSASLSDPALRPIAQRWGEDVTALLAEFVGATAARGIVMLMDGATVQAATEGVPDEALLCALIAAVMTAR
- a CDS encoding alpha/beta fold hydrolase; translated protein: MSTSHLTDVPEPQYVMSAEGHRIATYAWGDLAGDTVLAVHGFASSTRDNWVETGWVRDLTSAGYRVIGMDQRGHGRSDKPHDARAYGIRPLVADVEAVLDTYLVDRAFYLGYSLGARVGWEVAQQFGDRLERVVLGGVPDGIPLGRLDLAQVRAYVESGTPVQHTVTQNYIRLVERVPGNDLRALLALAEAMRQTADPAVGTVPQQPVLFATGSLDAIIEGSRALAAACPRGRFVEIPDRHHFNAPGSRIFRAEALAFLAEP
- a CDS encoding FAD-dependent oxidoreductase, whose amino-acid sequence is MRIVIVGGVAGGMSCAARARRLDESAEIIVIERGAHPSFANCGLPYFVGGEITDERALLVQTPASLRAALNLDVRPHSEVVAVDTVARTVTVAAADGTYTLDYDALVLSPGASAVRPPIPGIDAPHVQTLRTVEDAVALRDRVTAGTRAVVLGAGFIGVEAAEALAQRGVEVALVELAAHPLPPVEPELASLVADELRRLGIDVRTGIAASAVDGDAVVLEDGTRLPADVVVLSVGVRPDTAVFEDAGIACERGAIVVDEHGRTSADRVWAAGDATLSVDAVTGIRRPVALAGPANRAGRLIADDILGTGRRVPPPVGTAIVRVGELTAALTGANRASLRAAGIAFETIHLHPNQHAGYFPGVARLSMVVHFGADDGRLLGAQIVGTEGVDKRIDVIATAMRFGAVVDDLIDLDLAYSPPYGQAKDAVNLTGLVGQNVRTGTLRLWYADDLEAVRAEALVLDVRRADEVAKRALPDALHIPHTELRERLDEVRAAAAGRPVRVLCQSGVRSAIAHRVLTQAGFDSASLSGGMLTLHATLGDHPFPP